A genomic segment from Malus domestica chromosome 05, GDT2T_hap1 encodes:
- the LOC103427871 gene encoding carboxyl-terminal-processing peptidase 1, chloroplastic — protein sequence MRVLLLSNTTLSLSPPPLSETLKSPIRSNFKRNSINWAEKALVGALGGALSLCLLVSSPSPSIAIEPSPSSSPPSTEYCREEEGGEAAEFLVPEAAAAVTNEGIVEEAWEIVNDSFINTGRLSSFPETWQRKKEDIRSSSIKTRAKAHDMIKRMLASLGDPYTRFLSPEEFSKMARYDMSGIGINLREVPDENGDVKVKVLGLVLDGPAQSAGVRQGDEVLAVNGLDVKGKSAFEVSSLMQGPNETFVTIKVKHGNCGPIQSIEVQRQLVARTPVFYRLEQIENGTRSVGYMRVKEFNALARKDLVIAMKRLQDMGASYFILDLRDNRGGLVQAGIEIAKLFLNQGETVIYTDGKDPEYQQSIVADTTPLVTAPVIVLVNNNTASASEIVASALHDNCRGVLVGERTFGKGLIQSVFELRDGSGVVVTVGKYVTPKHKDINGNGIEPDFRKFPAWSDVTQRLSQCSMLQRG from the exons atgagggttCTGTTGCTCAGCAACAccacactctcactctcaccgCCGCCGTTATCGGAAACCCTAAAATCCCCGATTCGATCCAATTTCAAGCGAAATTCGATCAATTGGGCCGAGAAAGCTCTTGTTGGAGCCCTAGGTGGGGCCCTGTCGCTCTGTCTTCTGGTCTCTTCGCCTTCGCCTTCCATAGCAATTGagccttctccttcttcttctccgccgTCGACTGAGTATTGCCGCGAGGAGGAAGGAGGTGAAGCGGCGGAGTTTTTGGTGCCCGAAGCAGCGGCGGCGGTGACCAATGAGGGGATTGTGGAGGAGGCTTGGGAAATTGTCAATGACAGCTTTATCAACACCGGCCGCTTGAGCTCGTTCCCTGAAACTTGGCAG AGGAAAAAGGAAGACATAAGAAGTAGTTCAATAAAGACAAGAGCTAAGGCTCATGATATGATTAAGCGAATGTTGGCCAGCTTGGGTGACCCTTATACGCGATTTCTTTCCCCCGAAGAG TTCTCCAAGATGGCGAGGTATGACATGAGTGGTATTGGAATAAACCTCAGGGAAGTCCCAGATGAAAACGGAGATGTGAAAGTGAAGGTACTAGGACTTGTACTGGATGGTCCTGCACAATCTGCAGGTGTGAGACAG GGGGATGAAGTACTAGCTGTTAATGGATTGGATGTGAAAGGGAAGTCAGCTTTTGAAGTATCATCATTGATGCAAGGCCCTAACGAGACGTTCGTTACTATTAAG GTCAAGCATGGCAATTGTGGGCCTATTCAGTCTATTGAAGTCCAAAGACAACTTGTTGCTCGAACCCCTGTCTTTTATCGGTTGGAACAAATAGAAAATGGAACCAGATCTGTTGGATACATGCGAGTAAAAGAGTTCAATGCATTGGCTAGAAAGGACTTGGTAATTG CTATGAAGCGGCTTCAGGACATGGGTGCCTCATACTTCATTCTGGATCTTAGAGATAATCGTGGTGGACTAGTACAG GCTGGAATAGAAATTGCCAAGCTATTTCTAAATCAAGGGGAGACG GTGATTTATACTGACGGGAAGGATCCCGAATACCAACAAAGCATCGTTGCAGATACTACACCATTAGTTACAGCACCTGTTATT GTTTTGGTGAACAACAATACTGCTAGTGCAAGTGAAATT GTTGCTTCCGCTTTGCATGATAATTGTAGAGGGGTTCTTGTGGGTGAACGGACATTTGGCAAG GGTTTAATTCAATCTGTATTTGAACTTCGTGATGGCTCCGGCGTGGTTGTAACTGTTGGGAAGTATGTCACGCCAAAACACAAGGACATTAATGGCAACGGAATAGAGCCTGATTTTCGAAAATTCCCAG CATGGAGTGACGTCACGCAACGTCTTTCACAGTGCAGCATGCTTCAGCGGGGATAG
- the LOC103408891 gene encoding PLASMODESMATA CALLOSE-BINDING PROTEIN 1-like, translated as MGVGSLRHSALFFLFFCFSSGSSVPKNPLLEATHQRRTQVNQEKHILSASSVYTTQLDNIPTVNPSTLPTTPTPFVNPTYPPSPTTTDPTTTPIPIPPTLTPTTPTTTPTTTPSSGGTWCIASQSAAQNALQVALDYACGYGAADCSAINQGGSCYNPNTLQGHASYAFNDYYQKHPSPTSCSFGGTAQLSNTDPSTGSCRFAASSSSTSMNSPPTPTMSPPTPMMSTTPSTPTMPTTTTSPYTPSIATPGGGSTIYGDSPTDSPNSATSISSCMLLLFIMTGILGSLLAENYV; from the exons ATGGGTGTTGGCTCGCTTCGGCATTCTGcgttgtttttcttgtttttttgctTTAGTTCGG GTTCAAGTGTTCCAAAGAATCCTCTTTTGGAAGCAACCCACCAAAGAAGAACGCAAGTGAATCAAGAAAAGCATATACTTTCTGCATCTTCGGTGTATACTACGCAGCTCGATAATATTCCCACCGTCAATCCAAGTACTCTACCAACAACTCCCACACCGTTTGTGAACCCGACATACCCACCATCACCAACCACAACAGACCCAACCACAACTCCAATCCCAATACCACCGACCCTGACCCCGACAACTCCCACCACGACTCCCACCACGACTCCATCATCAGGTGGTACTTGGTGTATTGCAAGCCAATCTGCGGCACAGAATGCCTTGCAGGTAGCTCTTGATTATGCTTGTGGCTATGGAGCTGCAGACTGTTCAGCAATTAATCAGGGTGGAAGCTGTTATAACCCAAACACTCTTCAAGGTCATGCTTCCTACGCCTTCAATGACTACTATCAGAAGCACCCATCTCCTACCAGCTGCAGTTTCGGCGGAACAGCTCAACTCAGCAACACTGACCCAA GTACTGGTAGCTGTCGCTTTGCAGCTTCCTCATCATCAACCAG CATGAACTCACCACCAACGCCAACAATGTCGCCACCAACGCCAATGATGTCAACAACGCCATCAACACCAACAatgccaacaacaacaacatcacCATACACCCCAAGCATCGCTACACCAGGTGGAGGATCAACAATTTATGGTGACTCGCCAACAGATTCCCCGAACTCAGCAACCTCAATCTCATCTTGCATGTTGCTGCTATTCATCATGACTGGGATCTTGGGGTCACTTCTCGCAGAAAATTATGTCTAA
- the LOC103408890 gene encoding cold-regulated 413 inner membrane protein 1, chloroplastic-like, whose amino-acid sequence MATLSLSSTSPPTVSLYSVGSSGATTSKFSAFQHRPAKLSCLRLGSLHRNPLRVSIGGKKEFVVMKGKRRGSGAMCYTYAAPLSVNTLQFISTISTAVLLLAKGTAVQKSFLVPLFLLQAPAAVISWIKGEYGIWAAFLALLVRLFFFIPGELELPLTAVLLVIVAPYQVLHIRGRQEGAIIALVVAAYLAFQHFSRIGSLQRSFERGSIIATIAIISITAVSCLYLF is encoded by the exons ATGGCGACTCTCTCACTCTCCTCCACTTCACCACCGACTGTCTCTCTCTACAGCGTCGGCAGCAGCGGCGCTACCACCTCCAAATTCTCCGCCTTTCAACATAGGCCGGCCAAGCTCTCTTGTCTTCGTCTGGGCTCACTCCACCGCAACCCTCTCAG AGTTTCGATTGGTGGAAAGAAGGAGTTCGTGGTGATGAAGGGTAAGAGGAGGGGATCGGGTGCGATGTGTTACACTTACGCTGCACCTCTCTCTGTCAACACCCTCCAGTTTATCTCCACCATTTCTACTGc GGTTCTGTTGCTTGCAAAAGGGACTGCTGTTCAGAAATCATTTCTTGTTCCCTTATTTCTTCTACAAGCGCCGGCTGCCGTCATCTCATGGATTAA GGGTGAATATGGTATCTGGGCTGCATTCCTAGCCCTTCTTGTCCGTCTCTTCTTCTTTATTCCCG GGGAACTTGAGTTGCCATTGACAGCAGTACTCCTGGTGATTGTGGCTCCTTACCAAGTTCTGCATATAAG GGGAAGACAAGAAGGTGCTATTATTGCACTGGTTGTTGCAGCATATTTGGCTTTCCAGCACTTCTCACGAATAGGAAGCCTGCAGAGATCATTTGAGCGAGGTTCAATTATTGCTACCATAGCCATCATTTCCATCACTGCTGTGTCATGCTTGTACCTGTTCTGA
- the LOC103435125 gene encoding cation/H(+) antiporter 4-like, whose product MAPVNALPHFLSTVMAILLDTVNPAFEAWIQQDALFPSSMALASALPHFLRTVTSILLTPSIQASKAGLTVSSNIAITVLKKCGRALTGAIDDGNKVPAAKQGQHLCLPKWNYTLPVLEFEMTLIYIVTQLTHLFLNMFGLPVLAAQLVAGILLGDAGLDRVIQHFRPEQENPIFPFTNQEVLNVISLFGFTLFSFLIGVKIDLGLVSKIGKKAIYNGVLTLVVPLIAGFLTLLFLTWEWSLNADEVVQLIFVTAMHIQAPSTVIACLLTELKILNTELGRLALSSALVCDFFSIALTTVATLVKVLQNDAWRGMRDIGVMIIYTLSVFCVFRPIMFWIVKRTPEGSPVKDSYIFFILLAFLGSGLFSHWCELPIVIGPLILGFAVPDGPPLGATLVKKLDFMVNRVFMPVFVTTSLMRVTVSLEMPPAHRRVVLGTAIVTFVIFLSKFAASMVTPLCCKMPLRHAVALALIMTSKGVVEIAAYTIAKDTWVIVSGVFNHMMFTVLLSAIVVPPLVKYLYDPKKKYAGYHRKALLNSKPNSELRILACINRADNTPAIINLIDASCPTRESPIGLYVLHLIELVARTTSVLISHNLQTRALSNYSYSDNIIRSFVQFMKENEEAVFVHVFTAISPSLYMYDDVCTLALDKNTSLIILPFHRKWSVTNGSIESENQAARTLNCRVLETAPCSVGILVNRGHVKCTNSSVSPAETYRVALVFIGGSDDWEALMFAKRMLRDACISLTVIRLVYASEDKESFTKWEVVQDNEMLKEVRHNGTGYVSYVEEHVADSTQTTRKIRSLMDEDEYDLYIVGRRYNMRSPQTLGLEQWSEFPELGVIGDMLASADYCCKFSVLVIQHQQQGTSS is encoded by the exons ATGGCACCAGTCAATGCCCTCCCGCATTTCTTAAGCACAGTGATGGCAATATTACTTGACACCGTCAATCCGGCCTTTGAGGCCTGGATTCAGCAGgatg CCTTGTTCCCATCGTCGATGGCACTAGCCAGTGCCCTGCCGCATTTTTTAAGAACAGTGACGTCAATATTACTGACACCGTCAATCCAGGCCTCAAAGGCCGGATTGACGGTGTCAAGTAATATTGCCATCACTGTCCTTAAGAAATGCGGGAGGGCATTGACTGGTGCCATCGACGATGGGAACAAGGTTCCTGCTGCGAAGCAAGGGCAGCATTTGTGCTTGCCAAAGTGG AACTACACCCTCCCAGTTCTGGAATTTGAAATGACTCTCATCTACATCGTCACCCAACTCACCCATTTGTTTCTCAATATGTTTGGCCTCCCAGTGCTTGCCGCTCAACTTGTG GCTGGAATACTCCTTGGTGATGCAGGACTTGACAGAGTGATCCAACATTTTCGTCCTGAACAAGAGAATCCCATATTTCCTTTTACTAATCAGGAAGTACTCAACGTAATATCACTGTTTGGATTCACACTCTTCAGCTTCTTGATCGGAGTCAAAATAGACTTGGGATTAGTATCAAAAATCGGAAAAAAGGCTATCTACAACGGCGTGTTAACCTTGGTGGTGCCTCTAATAGCCGGCTTCTTAACGCTGCTCTTCCTCACCTGGGAGTGGTCCTTAAACGCGGACGAAGTCGTGCAGCTTATTTTCGTAACAGCAATGCATATTCAGGCTCCGTCTACCGTCATTGCTTGCCTCCTCACCGAGCTCAAGATCCTAAATACCGAACTTGGCCGGCTCGCATTATCTTCGGCACTCGTCTGTGATTTCTTTAGCATTGCCCTAACTACTGTTGCGACGTTGGTGAAAGTCTTACAGAACGATGCATGGAGGGGCATGAGGGACATTGGGGTGATGATAATCTATACTTTATCTGTTTTCTGTGTTTTCCGTCCAATAATGTTTTGGATTGTGAAAAGAACCCCTGAAGGCAGCCCTGTTAAGGATTCATACATTTTCTTCATCCTGCTGGCATTTTTGGGATCTGGATTGTTTTCCCACTGGTGTGAGCTCCCGATCGTGATCGGGCCTTTGATCTTAGGGTTCGCAGTGCCAGATGGGCCCCCACTAGGAGCTACTTTGGTCAAAAAGCTTGACTTTATGGTCAATAGGGTTTTCATGCCAGTTTTTGTGACCACGTCCTTGATGAGGGTTACTGTATCCTTAGAAATGCCTCCGGCTCATAGAAGGGTGGTATTAGGCACCGCCATTGTTACTTTTGTGATTTTCTTGAGCAAATTTGCAGCCTCTATGGTGACTCCTTTGTGTTGCAAGATGCCTTTGAGGCATGCAGTGGCACTGGCTCTCATAATGACCAGCAAAGGCGTTGTCGAGATAGCTGCATACACCATCGCTAAAGACACTTGG GTTATAGTTTCTGGGGTCTTTAACCATATGATGTTCACAGTTTTATTGAGTGCAATTGTCGTGCCACCTCTTGTGAAGTACTTGTACGATCCTAAGAAAAAATATGCAGGCTACCACAGAAAAGCCCTTCTCAATTCCAAACCCAATTCGGAGCTCCGAATTCTCGCATGCATCAACAGAGCTGATAACACCCCCGCCATCATCAACCTTATCGATGCCTCGTGCCCGACTCGAGAAAGCCCCATCGGCCTCTACGTTCTTCACCTCATCGAGCTAGTTGCTCGAACCACCTCCGTCTTAATCTCACACAACTTACAAACAAGAGCCCTCTCCAATTATTCGTACTCCGATAACATCATCCGTTCGTTCGTTCAGTTTATGAAAGAGAATGAAGAAGCAGTCTTCGTGCATGTATTTACGGCTATATCTCCATCCCTATACATGTACGACGACGTATGCACCCTCGCGCTGGACAAAAACACATCGCTCATAATCCTGCCGTTCCATCGAAAGTGGTCGGTTACTAACGGGTCTATAGAGTCGGAAAACCAAGCCGCAAGGACGCTCAATTGTCGGGTGCTTGAAACCGCGCCGTGTTCGGTTGGCATTCTTGTGAACCGCGGTCACGTAAAATGCACCAACTCCTCAGTATCACCTGCAGAAACGTATCGAGTTGCATTGGTTTTCATCGGAGGGAGTGACGACTGGGAGGCGCTTATGTTCGCGAAACGCATGCTTAGGGACGCGTGCATTAGCCTGACGGTGATTCGGCTAGTGTACGCGTCCGAGGACAAAGAAAGTTTCACCAAATGGGAGGTGGTGCAGGACAATGAGATGTTGAAGGAAGTAAGGCATAATGGTACAGGGTACGTGAGTTATGTAGAAGAACACGTGGCCGACAGCACTCAAACGACAAGGAAAATACGGTCGTTGATGGACGAGGATGAATACGACCTGTACATAGTCGGGAGAAGATACAATATGAGAAGCCCTCAGACATTGGGTCTTGAGCAATGGAGTGAGTTCCCTGAACTTGGTGTCATTGGCGACATGCTTGCCTCGGCGGATTATTGCTGCAAATTCAGTGTGTTGGTGATTCAGCATCAGCAACAAGGGACTAGCTCGTAG